A portion of the Lolium rigidum isolate FL_2022 chromosome 1, APGP_CSIRO_Lrig_0.1, whole genome shotgun sequence genome contains these proteins:
- the LOC124677377 gene encoding uncharacterized protein LOC124677377: MCLPFLCSGRDDHGRSGRHGRAVPYEDPSASPVKQAISAPAYHGHAAGRSHETSSGALPVSYAGDGRIKGAAHPETNYKEYLPAGGHHHGPVAASRPAEGMMRQAPAPQSALRAGEDDVATATNYQLDRGSDHGGEDDRKYRTKSRVPMIRHTHGSHSRATVSGK, encoded by the coding sequence ATGTGTCTCCCCTTCCTCTGCAGCGGCCGCGACGACCACGGGCGATCTGGCCGGCATGGGCGTGCAGTTCCCTACGAAGATCCATCCGCCTCCCCCGTGAAACAAGCAATCTCAGCACCAGCTTACCACGGACACGCTGCAGGGAGGAGCCATGAGACCAGCAGCGGAGCGTTGCCAGTATCATATGCCGGAGACGGGAGGATCAAAGGAGCAGCGCACCCTGAGACTAATTACAAGGAGTACCTTCCTGCCGGTGGACATCACCATGGGCCAGTGGCAGCTTCGCGGCCGGCGGAGGGCATGATGAGGCAAGCTCCGGCACCGCAGTCCGCCCTCCGGGCTGGAGAAGACGATGTGGCCACTGCTACCAACTACCAGCTCGACCGTGGTAGTGACCATGGCGGCGAGGATGATCGCAAATATCGGACGAAATCGCGCGTGCCGATGATCAG